In a single window of the Magnolia sinica isolate HGM2019 chromosome 7, MsV1, whole genome shotgun sequence genome:
- the LOC131251780 gene encoding pentatricopeptide repeat-containing protein At5g24830-like isoform X1 yields MVFLVANEHSHFYRLFRIFNTSVCTQAFIFGFNQILSRIFCENSHIQTGKRNGDISSSVLENPMVNVEEPYQIRTQDFFLKRKDDYKDNRDPQAVFNALDAMLRATLEHLKKIRESIVMTGTYSLATANPGFMECSSESNLAKQAALIKMLCVEGKVGVAVQLRNEMLQQCVIPDVFTYNYLMNGLCKMGDLPKANWLLKEMLEVGVLPNCITYNTLIDGYCRCNNVDEALNLVFSMVKTGIRPTKVTCNILVHALCNRGLLDDARKLLTEILEEHEATNLITSTILIDGCCRNGDMVQALEFWDEMSRKGIEIDVTAYNVIINGFCLARDMKLAYGYFCEMSKRGFLPDVVTYNTLINGFCKEGRFDEACNIFTKMSAMGVVADQISYKMLIQSLCLQGYILEATDILHKMLEESMVPEPLIWNVVINGYGRYGDLHNACWFRDQMTALGVMPNVYTYNALIHAYVKVGNFVDALSVKQEMLSNGFSPDVVTYNLLIGGVCNFGHIQFALELHDEMLKRGYQPDIFTYTELIRGLCMKGKLEEAEELLGKMQRSGLLIDHVPFQILIKKYCKRREPIKAFELYEEMVGMGLVSRPSTYYALISELRKGGFTQEAIRVCDHWDELVM; encoded by the exons ATGGTG TTTCTCGTTGCAAACGAGCATTCCCATTTCTATCGTCTTTTTCGGATTTTCAACACAAGCGTCTGCACCCAAGCTTTCATCTTTGGATTCAATCAGATTCTCTCGAGAATTTTCTGTGAGAATTCTCACATCCAAACGGGAAAAAG GAATGGTGACATCTCGAGTTCTGTGCTTGAAAATCCGATGGTGAATGTTGAGGAACCTTACCAGATTAGAAcccaagatttttttttgaaaaggaagGATGATTATAAGGACAATAGAGATCCGCAGGCTGTTTTCAATGCATTGGATGCTATGCTGAGGGCCACTTTAGAGCATTTGAAGAAGATAAG GGAAAGCATAGTGATGActgggacatatagcttggccaccGCTAATCCTGGCTTTATGGAGTGCAGTTCCGAATCCAACTTAGCTAAACAAGCTGCCCTGATTAAGATGTTGTGCGTGGAAGGAAAGGTAGGAGTAGCCGTCCAGCTTCGGAATGAGATGCTACAACAATGTGTCATTCCAGATGTGTTTACGTACAACTACCTTATGAATGGACTATGCAAGATGGGTGACCTGCCAAAGGCAAACTGGCTTTTGAAAGAGATGCTTGAAGTGGGTGTATTGCCGAATTGCATTACGTATAATACTCTGATTGACGGATATTGCCGTTGCAATAATGTTGATGAAGCTCTCAATCTTGTTTTTTCGATGGTTAAAACTGGCATTAGACCCACCAAAGTAACTTGTAATATACTCGTTCATGCCCTTTGCAACAGGGGTCTATTGGATGATGCGAGGAAACTTCTCACAGAAATATTAGAAGAGCATGAGGCCACGAATCTGATCACTTCAACCATACTCATTGATGGGTGTTGTAGGAATGGGGATATGGTTCAGGCACTTGAATTTTGGGATGAGATGTCGAGGAAAGGTATTGAAATTGATGTTACTgcatacaatgtcatcatcaatGGATTCTGTTTGGCTCGGgatatgaagcttgcatatgggTATTTCTGTGAAATGTCAAAAAGAGGCTTTCTTCCGGATGTAGTCACATATAACACTCTTATAAATGGGTTTTGTAAAGAAGGAAGATTCGACGAAGCTTGCAATATCTTCACGAAGATGTCTGCTATGGGTGTTGTAGCCGATCAGATTTCATACAAAATGCTTATTCAGAGTCTCTGTCTGCAGGGTTACATCCTTGAAGCTACTGATATTCTACATAAAATGTTAGAGGAGTCAATGGTCCCTGAGCCTCTTATTTGGAATGTTGTGATCAATGGGTATGGAAGGTATGGAGATTTACACAATGCTTGCTGGTTTCGAGATCAGATGACAGCATTGGGTGTGATGCCAAATGTCTATACTTACAATGCATTAATTCATGCGTACGTGAAGGTAGGGAATTTTGTCGATGCCCTATCGGTAAAGCAGGAGATGCTTTCAAACGGGTTTTCTCCAGATGTTGTTACCTATAACTTGTTGATAGGTGGTGTGTGTAATTTTGGTCATATTCAGTTTGCACTTGAATTGCATGATGAAATGCTGAAAAGAGGCTATCAACCCGACATCTTCACCTATACCGAGTTGATTCGAGGTCTTTGCATGAAGGGGAAATTGGAGGAAGCTGAAGAGCTTCTTGGGAAGATGCAAAGATCGGGCTTGCTTATTGACCATGTACCATTTCAGATACTCATTAAGAAGTATTGCAAGAGGAGAGAGCCAATAAAGGCATTTGAGCTCTATGAGGAAATGGTGGGGATGGGGCTTGTAAGCCGTCCTTCTACTTATTACGCTCTAATCTCAGAATTGAGGAAGGGAGGATTTACACAAGAAGCTATTCGAGTTTGTGACCATTGGGATGAATTGGTCATGTag
- the LOC131251780 gene encoding pentatricopeptide repeat-containing protein At5g24830-like isoform X2, with amino-acid sequence MVNVEEPYQIRTQDFFLKRKDDYKDNRDPQAVFNALDAMLRATLEHLKKIRESIVMTGTYSLATANPGFMECSSESNLAKQAALIKMLCVEGKVGVAVQLRNEMLQQCVIPDVFTYNYLMNGLCKMGDLPKANWLLKEMLEVGVLPNCITYNTLIDGYCRCNNVDEALNLVFSMVKTGIRPTKVTCNILVHALCNRGLLDDARKLLTEILEEHEATNLITSTILIDGCCRNGDMVQALEFWDEMSRKGIEIDVTAYNVIINGFCLARDMKLAYGYFCEMSKRGFLPDVVTYNTLINGFCKEGRFDEACNIFTKMSAMGVVADQISYKMLIQSLCLQGYILEATDILHKMLEESMVPEPLIWNVVINGYGRYGDLHNACWFRDQMTALGVMPNVYTYNALIHAYVKVGNFVDALSVKQEMLSNGFSPDVVTYNLLIGGVCNFGHIQFALELHDEMLKRGYQPDIFTYTELIRGLCMKGKLEEAEELLGKMQRSGLLIDHVPFQILIKKYCKRREPIKAFELYEEMVGMGLVSRPSTYYALISELRKGGFTQEAIRVCDHWDELVM; translated from the exons ATGGTGAATGTTGAGGAACCTTACCAGATTAGAAcccaagatttttttttgaaaaggaagGATGATTATAAGGACAATAGAGATCCGCAGGCTGTTTTCAATGCATTGGATGCTATGCTGAGGGCCACTTTAGAGCATTTGAAGAAGATAAG GGAAAGCATAGTGATGActgggacatatagcttggccaccGCTAATCCTGGCTTTATGGAGTGCAGTTCCGAATCCAACTTAGCTAAACAAGCTGCCCTGATTAAGATGTTGTGCGTGGAAGGAAAGGTAGGAGTAGCCGTCCAGCTTCGGAATGAGATGCTACAACAATGTGTCATTCCAGATGTGTTTACGTACAACTACCTTATGAATGGACTATGCAAGATGGGTGACCTGCCAAAGGCAAACTGGCTTTTGAAAGAGATGCTTGAAGTGGGTGTATTGCCGAATTGCATTACGTATAATACTCTGATTGACGGATATTGCCGTTGCAATAATGTTGATGAAGCTCTCAATCTTGTTTTTTCGATGGTTAAAACTGGCATTAGACCCACCAAAGTAACTTGTAATATACTCGTTCATGCCCTTTGCAACAGGGGTCTATTGGATGATGCGAGGAAACTTCTCACAGAAATATTAGAAGAGCATGAGGCCACGAATCTGATCACTTCAACCATACTCATTGATGGGTGTTGTAGGAATGGGGATATGGTTCAGGCACTTGAATTTTGGGATGAGATGTCGAGGAAAGGTATTGAAATTGATGTTACTgcatacaatgtcatcatcaatGGATTCTGTTTGGCTCGGgatatgaagcttgcatatgggTATTTCTGTGAAATGTCAAAAAGAGGCTTTCTTCCGGATGTAGTCACATATAACACTCTTATAAATGGGTTTTGTAAAGAAGGAAGATTCGACGAAGCTTGCAATATCTTCACGAAGATGTCTGCTATGGGTGTTGTAGCCGATCAGATTTCATACAAAATGCTTATTCAGAGTCTCTGTCTGCAGGGTTACATCCTTGAAGCTACTGATATTCTACATAAAATGTTAGAGGAGTCAATGGTCCCTGAGCCTCTTATTTGGAATGTTGTGATCAATGGGTATGGAAGGTATGGAGATTTACACAATGCTTGCTGGTTTCGAGATCAGATGACAGCATTGGGTGTGATGCCAAATGTCTATACTTACAATGCATTAATTCATGCGTACGTGAAGGTAGGGAATTTTGTCGATGCCCTATCGGTAAAGCAGGAGATGCTTTCAAACGGGTTTTCTCCAGATGTTGTTACCTATAACTTGTTGATAGGTGGTGTGTGTAATTTTGGTCATATTCAGTTTGCACTTGAATTGCATGATGAAATGCTGAAAAGAGGCTATCAACCCGACATCTTCACCTATACCGAGTTGATTCGAGGTCTTTGCATGAAGGGGAAATTGGAGGAAGCTGAAGAGCTTCTTGGGAAGATGCAAAGATCGGGCTTGCTTATTGACCATGTACCATTTCAGATACTCATTAAGAAGTATTGCAAGAGGAGAGAGCCAATAAAGGCATTTGAGCTCTATGAGGAAATGGTGGGGATGGGGCTTGTAAGCCGTCCTTCTACTTATTACGCTCTAATCTCAGAATTGAGGAAGGGAGGATTTACACAAGAAGCTATTCGAGTTTGTGACCATTGGGATGAATTGGTCATGTag